One region of Xyrauchen texanus isolate HMW12.3.18 chromosome 11, RBS_HiC_50CHRs, whole genome shotgun sequence genomic DNA includes:
- the LOC127651543 gene encoding deoxynucleoside triphosphate triphosphohydrolase SAMHD1-like — MNFTNGNMKIFNDPIHGTIELHPLLVKIIDTPQFQRLRHIKQLGAEYWVYPGASHNRFEHSIGVAYLAGCLLRSLQEKQPDLNITPQDNLCVQIAGLCHDLGHGPFSHLFDILFIPEVRMSGTQWKHEMASIQMFQHMVDQNGLKEVMGNYGLNPDEDLPFIEELIQGVDSSAGEWSARGRPEHKSFLYEIVANKRNGIDVDKWDYFARDCHHLGIGNSFDHQRLLKFARVCEVETGEKKSHSICFRDKEADNVYDMFRTRYTLHRQAYQHKTISIIEIMIKESFLQANEHLHISAAIENMVEYTKLTDHLFEKILYSTDDNLKDARMILEDIVNRRLPKIVGEARLTEAEHKDISKKTLKDNWMTAVEKWSKNTLDFVVAVVNMDHGMKGKNPIDNVYFYSKRDPTKAFKIRKYQVSSFLPVKFYEKLVRVYYRGTEKRELEEAQQCFENWCKDNFGVLPEEGKCSQATYQSKD, encoded by the exons ATGAACTTTACAAATGGAAACATGAAG ATTTTCAATGATCCCATTCATGGTACAATTGAGCTTCATCCTCTGCTGGTGAAGATTATTGATACTCCTCAATTTCAGAGACTCCGTCATATTAAACAACTGGGAGCAGAATACTGGGTCTATCCTGGAGCATCACATAATCGCTTTGAACACTCCATTGG GGTGGCATATTTAGCAGGATGTCTGTTAAGAAGTCTACAAGAGAAGCAGCCAGACCTCAATATTACTCCTCAAGACAATCTGTGTGTCCAAATTGCTGGTTTGTGCCATGATTTAG GTCATGGTCCATTCTCTCATTTGTTTGATATCCTGTTTATCCCTGAAGTCCGGATGTCAG GTACCCAGTGGAAG CACGAGATGGCGTCGATTCAGATGTTTCAGCACATGGTTGATCAGAATGGACTGAAAGAGGTGATGGGAAACTATGGATTGAATCCAGATGAGGATCTTCCCTTTATTGAGGAATTAATTCAGGGTGTGGATAGTTCAGCTGGAGAG TGGTCAGCGAGAGGCAGACCTGAACATAAATCCTTCTTGTATGAGATTGTGGCAAATAAACGGAACGGCATTGATGTTGACAAATGGGACTATTTTGCCCG AGACTGTCATCACCTTGGCATCGGCAACAGCTTTGACCATCAACGCCTGTTGAAATTTGCACGAGTGTGTGAAGTGGAAACAGGAGAGAAGAAATCTCATTCTATCTGCTTCAGGGACAAG GAGGCAGATAATGTTTACGACATGTTTCGCACTAGATACACTTTGCATCGCCAGGCGTACCAGCACAAGACTATCAGCATTATTGAAATCAT GATCAAAGAATCTTTTCTACAAGCCAATGAACACCTCCACATCTCAGCAGCCATAGAAAACATGGTGGAATACACTAAACTCACAG ATCACTTATTTGAGAAGATCTTGTACTCCACTGACGACAACCTGAAAGATGCTCGAATGATTCTTGAGGACATTGTCAATAGACGCCTGCCAAAGATTGTTGGAGAAGCCAGACTGACAGAAGCTGAACATAAAGACATCTCAAAG AAAACACTGAAGGATAATTGGATGACAGCTGTGGAGAAATGGTCTAAAAATACACTGGATTTCGTGGTTGCT GTCGTCAATATGGATCATGGCATGAAGggtaaaaatcccattgacaACGTCTATTTCTACAGCAAGAGGGATCCGACCAAAGCCTTCAAGATTAGGAAATATCAG GTGTCCAGTTTCCTGCCGGTGAAGTTTTATGAAAAGCTTGTGAGAGTGTACTATCGAGGTACAGAGAAACGGGAACTAGAAGAAGCTCAGCAGTGCTTTGAGAATTGGTGCAAAGACAATTTTGGAGTTCTGCCTGAAGAGGGAAAATGTTCTCAGGCTACATACCAAAGCAAGGATTAA